GCCGCGAGGAAACGCTTGCCGGCCGGTGACTCGTGGAAGGCGATGGCCGCGTCCAGGTCCTCCTCGGAGAAGTGGTCCATGTAGACCGGCACCAGCAGGTCCACGATGGACTCCTGCCCGGCCACCTCGCGGAACTTCTCCAGGAAGCCCGGGGGGATGTTGGACATCTCCCCGAAGTGCTGGGTCATCGAGTCGAGCATCCGCTTGCCGGTGTCCTCCGCCCCCGTGAGCACCATCAGCTTGCGGACCTTCTCTTCCTTGCGGTGCTCGGACGTCCGCTCGGCCACGGGTGGGGAGGACTCCACCGGGACACTCGCGCCCGAGTGCGCGCAGCCCACCGCGAGAACCGCGAGAAGACACCACCGCCAGGACGCCAGGAGCCGGAAAGAGCGCATGGAGCAGCCCTCCGCATCGAGAGGAGCTCCAGGATAGTCCCCGCTCCCACGCGCCGGTAAAGGGGGGCTCCCCCGCTCCAGGCCCGAGCCCCCTCCGCCGTCGACTGCCCGACTCAGGGCGCTCGCACCGACACGCGCCAGTCCCGGCGCGTGCCGTCCCGCTTCCATACCAGCAAGTAGGTGGTTCCAGGCTTCAACGGCTCCAACCGCACCCGGTCATCGCCCAGGGGCCGTACCTCCACGAGATACGGGTCTCCCACCGCGACGCGCTTCATTCCGGGCACCTCGAGCTCGTGCCGCTCGCCCATCACCAGCGTGAGGGGCAGGGACTCCGGATGGGGCTCCGCCGTCTCCGTGACTTGTGACTCCCGCTTGCCCCACGTCACGAGGTCGGCTCCCGCGAACACCAGGCACACCGCGGCCACCAGCACCACCGGCCGCCAGCGCGGAGTGGGAGGCCGGGCCAGCGCCGCGAGCAGCTCGTCCATGGAGGGAAAGCGCGCCTCCGGCTCCAGGGACAGCCCGCGGTCGAGCGCCGCCCTCACGTGTCCCGGAAGACGGGGCCGCCGTGGCACCGGCACGCGCCGCCAGCGCGCCTCGTCCCGGGCACGGGCCTCGAAGGGACGCACGCCGTGGAGCGCCTCGTGGAGCGCCACGCAGAAGCTGAACTGGTCGCCCCGCGCGTCCACCTCGAGGCCGGCGAGCTGCTCGGGGGACATGTACGCGG
This is a stretch of genomic DNA from Archangium violaceum. It encodes these proteins:
- a CDS encoding DUF2059 domain-containing protein; translated protein: MRSFRLLASWRWCLLAVLAVGCAHSGASVPVESSPPVAERTSEHRKEEKVRKLMVLTGAEDTGKRMLDSMTQHFGEMSNIPPGFLEKFREVAGQESIVDLLVPVYMDHFSEEDLDAAIAFHESPAGKRFLAAQPVVMQEAMRLGEQWGLRLAEKTLRALAEEEREPRHQRVSSEGQQL